One segment of Macaca fascicularis isolate 582-1 chromosome 4, T2T-MFA8v1.1 DNA contains the following:
- the FAM162B gene encoding protein FAM162B isoform X1 gives MLRAVGSLLRLGRGLTVRCGPGGPLEATRRPAQALPPRGLPCYSSGGAPSNSGPQGHGEIHRVPAQRRPSQFDKKILLWTGRFKSMEEIPPRIPPEMIVTARNKARVKACYIMIGLTIIACFAVIGSAKRAVERHESLTSWNLAKKAKWREEAALAAQAKAK, from the exons ATGCTCAGGGCAGTCGGGAGCCTACTGCGCCTCGGCCGCGGGCTAACAGTCCGCTGCGGCCCCGGGGGGCCTCTCGAGGCCACGCGGCGGCCCGCACAGGCTCTTCCGCCCCGGGGTCTCCCCTGCTACTCCAGCGGCGGGGCCCCCAGCAATTCTGGGCCCCAAGGTCACG GGGAGATTCACCGAGTTCCCGCGCAGCGCCGGCCTTCGCAGTTCGACAAGAAAATCCTGCTGTGGACGGGGCGTTTCAAATCGATGGAGGAGATCCCGCCTCGGATCCC GCCAGAAATGATAGTCACTGCAAGAAACAAAGCTCGAGTGAAAGCTTGTTACATAATGATTGGACTCACAATTATCGCCTGCTTTGCTGTGATAGGGTCAGCCAAAAGG gCTGTAGAACGACATGAATCCTTAACAAGTTGGAACTTGGCAAAGAAAGCTAAGTGGCGTGAAGAAGCTGCACTGGCTGCACAGGCTAAAGCTAAATGA
- the FAM162B gene encoding protein FAM162B isoform X2 — protein sequence MLRAVGSLLRLGRGLTVRCGPGGPLEATRRPAQALPPRGLPCYSSGGAPSNSGPQGHGEIHRVPAQRRPSQFDKKILLWTGRFKSMEEIPPRIPL from the exons ATGCTCAGGGCAGTCGGGAGCCTACTGCGCCTCGGCCGCGGGCTAACAGTCCGCTGCGGCCCCGGGGGGCCTCTCGAGGCCACGCGGCGGCCCGCACAGGCTCTTCCGCCCCGGGGTCTCCCCTGCTACTCCAGCGGCGGGGCCCCCAGCAATTCTGGGCCCCAAGGTCACG GGGAGATTCACCGAGTTCCCGCGCAGCGCCGGCCTTCGCAGTTCGACAAGAAAATCCTGCTGTGGACGGGGCGTTTCAAATCGATGGAGGAGATCCCGCCTCGGATCCC gCTGTAG